The Candidatus Obscuribacter sp. genomic interval TTGGTCCAACCCGCCACCTGACCAAGTCTCTGGCATCTGAAGAACAGTTATTAGCTACGATTCGCGAGCTGCTGGCTGGGCTTACTCTCTCAACGGAGAGCGGTGTATTCGACACATTAAGTCAAGCCAAGATAGATACTCATAAAAAAGTGCTGTACGACAATTTGAAACAAGAGAAGGAAAATTAGTATGTCTCAAGCCGGTAAAAGAAATCCTTCACACGGATCTATCCTGGTCGTTGATGACGATCCGGCTTTTAGAGCGCTTGTTAGCACCCTACTTAAGAGCAAATCTTATCGTGTTGTTGAAGCCAGCAATGCTGACGAAGCCAGTGCTATGTACAACGACAAAGAAACAAAACTAGCGATCATCGATTACCGCATGCCTGGAGCAGATGGCATGAGCTGGATACAAAAGTTGCGTGACTCTGGTAGAGCCACTCCTGTGGTGTTTTGCTCCGGCACCTGGTGTGATCAAAAGACATTTAACTGGTTGCGCAATATTTTGCGTGTCTCTTTAATAGTTAAAAAGCCTATTGTGCCAGCTGTGTTTTTACAGCAGATTGAGAGTCTTTTGCCCGCAGAGACAAAGTTAGCTATTCGTGAGGATGGCATTGCTGAGTTTGATGATGTCGCCGAATCTTACGACGATGAGCGCTCGGTGCAGTCGCCTGATGGGCTGGTGCACCAGCTCATGCAAATACGGACAAAACTGGATATGAAATCTGCACTGAAAGTAGCGCAGGCTAACTATCTACAGGACCTGGGTAATGAATGGTCACAACTAGTGCGTACCGCCAATGCTCTCAAAAACGAACCACACAGGCGTGATTTGTTAGATGATGCTATTAACATGTCGCATAAAATCAAAGGGACAGCTGGCTCTCTTAATTTGATCAAGGTGGGCGAAATTGGCGGCAAAATTGAAAACTTTTTGCGCATGTTTGATCCCGATGAAACCACTGAGATGGAAGTTATTTGGTCAGAGACTTTTAGAGCCCTGGCTGAAGGCGAACAAGCTGTCAAAAGTGCTATCAAGGATCAGTCACCGGTCACCAGTGAAGCACAGGCAGCAAAGCGGCTTTTGCTTGTCAGTGCTGACTATGGCAATTTGCTTGGCGGTGATCATGCTTTGAGTGTACAAACCAGCGAGACCATTGCTGGGGCTATCAATAAAGTTAAAAGGGTAAGCTACGAAGCTGCTATCTTTGATCTCAATGCCGGTGTCAAAGAGAATTTTTTTACTCTCGCTCGCGACCTCCGTATAAACGTGGACGGAGTGGTGCCCATAGCTCTTATACAAGCCGAAGGCGTCAAGCTCAAGGCAGAAGAACTGGCCTATATCGGTTGTAGCGAAATCGTTGAACCGCCAGAGACGACTTATATGCTTGAGTCCATCTATGAGCGCTTGTTAGCTATCAGACGTGAGCAAAAACAGCGCATTTTGATTGTCGATGATGACGAAGTCCTCTGCAACTTTGTCAATACTGTTTTGAGTGCACAGGGATTTAATGTACAGGCACTTAACGATCCGATTATGGCACTGGATACGGTGCGCAAATTTAAGCCTGATTTGCTCTTGCTTGACGTGATGATGCCTGGTTTGACAGGCTATGAGGTTTGTCGCATGGTGCGAGAAGATAAAGAGTGGGGCAAGATACCAATACTATTTTTGACTGGTAAGACTACAGCCGAATCCAGAGCTGCAGCCTTTCAAGCTGGTGCCGATGACTTTTTGCAAAAGCCTGTCTTGATGGAAGAGTTGATTACCAGAATAAGCTCACAGCTGGCTAGGGTTACTAAAGATAATACAGATGTGGCTAAAGACGAGGCTACTGGTTTGCTCAATGAAGGCACATTTGTTAAACAGGCGCAGGGATTGATAGCTCGCTCTCTGGCTCAGGGGCAGCATCTTTCGATGGCGCTTTTGGCAGTTGATGATGTTGATCAAATACGCATCGTCCACGGCACTGAACACCTGCGTCAGGCTATAACGGCTCTTGGCGTTGAGATGCGCATGCGCTTTAAGGCAGAGGATTTGAGAGGACGTATTGGCTATGATGCTTTTGCCCTTGTCTGCACAAGAGAATACAAAGAGACTGTAGCCGGGGCATTGGAACTGATGCTGCATAATTTTAGCCAGACTAGTTTCTTTGGCGAGAGGGGCAATTTTAAGGTGAGTTTTAGTGCCGGTGTTGCTGATTCGCTAGAAGACGGCACTGGGCTCAAAGACTTGTTACGCTGTGCCTATCGCCGCATGTCGACGCAGAGACAAAGCCGTGATGGTGTTATCTCAGCGGTGGGCTGAGGTGCGTGCCCGATAAATGACTGGAGCCCGACTCTGACTCTGTCTACGGTCTGTTACTACGGTCTGTTACTACGGTCTGTTACTACGGTCTGTGCGACTATAGAGTGTAGTAGGGCAAAAGTTTTTAGAATTCAAAGGAAAAAATCAAAGAAGAACAGGAGGTGGACAGGATTAGAACCTGTCCACCTCTGGAAATAGTTTAGCGTTCTGTCCTGTGCCAAAACACAGTGCAGAACGCTCTTTTAGGCTTACCGCGCTGGACTCAGAAAATCACAGCGCCGGAGTACTGCCAGGCGTAACGCAGGTGACCATCGGGGAAGAAGATGACCTGGCGCAGCTCGTCGTTGTCGGGCTGGATGGTGAGGCAGTTGGTCATGCACACGTTTTGACCGCGCACATCGTAGACCGTCGCACCGTGTGCCAGCTCCAGGACAGAGTTGCCGACTGACGAAAGATGCTTGTTCAGTTGGCCTTCCAGCTCAGCGGGCACGTGATGCTCGCTGGTCCACTTGAAGATCGCCTCGTTTTCGCTCTTGTCCGGCTTGGTGACAGGACGGAAGGTGAGCTGCTCGACCTTGTTGGCTTGAGCAAAGGCGATCATCTTTTCGACTTCGGCGACACTGTCGATGTAGCCCTTGACCATGACCACAGCCAGCCGCACCGAGAAGCCGAAGCGATGCAGTTTGGCAATCAGGGCCGGCAGGTCCATGTAGTCCTTTTTGCCGGCCATGTAGATCTCTTTGTTTTTGTCAGCATCGTAGTGGCTGACAGAGATGGCCACGGTGGTCAGACCGGCGTTATACCAGTCCTTGAGGTGCTGGTCGGTGACCTTGTTGCCCGGACCGTCGGCGATGAGCAGGCCGTTGGTCTGCAGCTCGATGACGGGGAAGTTGAAGGGTGCGAGATTCTGCAGAAATTCGCTGACCTGGTCGGGGAAGATGGTCGGCTCACCTTTGGAGGTGATCATCGCCGTGCTGCAGCCGCCGTCGCGAGCGAACTGGCAAGCCTTCTTGAAGTTGCGCCAGTTGATGTCCGGAGCCTTGCTGCCGATGCCGTTTTTGGGCGTCATGTGGGCGACGCAAAAGGGGCAGCGCGCCTGGCATGCCATCGAGCCAGCGACGATGCTAAAAGTTCTCACTTTCATAGCGGATTCCTATGGTTAACAAATAATCGGAGAGCTAGAGGTGCCTGGCACCTCTAGCCGGCTAGACGTTGCGCTTGCTCAGGGCGCTGTGGCGCATCAGACCGAGTGCCACTCCCAGCGCCGGCGAGAGCAGTCGACCGATGATGGGCAATGCGTTCAGTTTGTGCTCGAGCACATAAGGGGTGTGACAGCCCCGGTCCACAAAAGCAATCAGGTCTTCCCGGGCTGCTTCGATGGTGAGCACGGCTCCCCGGGGGAAGTCGTATTCGATGTGTTCGCCGTCGATGTAGAGCTTGCCGCCCTGCATTTGCGATATCACCGTGAGCTTTTCGCCTTCACTGGCGATGCCTGAAAGCAGCCCGGGCTTTTCGAAGAGGCGCAGAAACGGTGCTCGCTTCTGGAAGGCGAAGCGGCGATCGTCGATGGGCAGGATTGGACCGCCTTCGGAGCGCAAGAAGCCGGTGGTGCCGGAGGGCGCGGCCACAAGCAAGCCAGAGCCTTTGTGCATTGCTCGCTTTTGCCCGAGGACGACCTGGTAACGACTGGTGCCTGCCGGATGCTGATGAGCAATCAGCACCTCGTTGAGGACCAGCTCAGGCAGCGGTATTCCGTCCAACGTCAGCTTGAGGCGCAGCAGCCTGGTGGTGACAATAGCACCACGCAGTACCCGGTCCAGTGTGGCACCAAAGCCACGGGCGTTGGTCAGACAGAAGTGTCCGAAACTTGTCACTGGAGCTGAATTGACACCAAGGACGGGCACCTGTCCCAACACTTCGTGAGAAATGCGCAGGAAGGTGCCATCACCGCCGATGGTGACAATCAAGTCGATGTCTTTGAGCACTTCTTGCAAGTTGGTGAAGTGGCGCTCCACCACTACCGAAATGCCGCGCTCTTCCAGCACACTCTGGACATGCCGGAGTGTGCTCAGGTGCTGTTGATGTGACTCGTACACTGATTCGACACCGGGCTTGCGAGCCATGATGTCCGCCAATTGAGCCGTGTCGCCAGTGCGCGAGACCTGCTCAAAATAGCTCTCTTTGACGACAAGTAGCGCTCGTCGGTAGGGCACTGGTGCGAGCACCGGCGCCATTTTAGCGTTATGAGTTGTCTGCATCGCTTTTCCTTGGAAGTAATGGCGTATGCCGTGAAAAGTTGCAGGGCCGTGGCTGCTTCTTGTGAAAGCTACCACTGCCCTGGTTAGTCAGTTGACCTGAGTCAGTTACTTCCGGCGAGCGCGCGCTTTGACCGGCTTGAGTTGGTAAAGCTTGCGCTTGCGGATGATCTGCTGCACCACCCAGGGCGTGGTGTAGAGAATGGATTCACCACGCGAGGTCCAGTCGCGAAGCATCTTGCTCGAGACATTGGGGCGCGGCGAGTCGATCACGTCGACGTTGCAGTCCGGTGCTGCGGCCTTCACCACCTTGAGCCATTCCAGCGCTTGCGCGTGGGTGGTCTCCTGGGTGGGGAAGCAGAGGAAGCGCACTTTGCCGCACAACTCCGCAAAGCCCATCCATTCGGTCAGGCGCCACTGGAATTGCGGGTCGAGATAGTCCGCGGCGATGAGCATAGTCAGCTCGGCGTCGTCTCCGTACTTGAGGCGCATGTCGTTGGCCGTGAGCAGTGCGTAGGAAGTCGTGCCCCGGTCGAGATCCACGCGCGAGGCGCGGAAGAAGGGGTTTTCGGCTGTTGCTGCCACGACCATTTCATGCCGTTCTTCTGCCGACTCCGCCGCCTTTTTGTTGTTGGGCGGTGAGGCCGTAGTGACGAACTCGACCACATCCATGTCGTACTCTTCGCGTGCCCATTCAGCCAGGAGCAGATGCCCGTAGTGAATGGGGTCGAATTGACCGCCATAGATGCCGACATGTTTGCCCTTGCGCGTGCTCGCTGGTTTGACTGGAGCCGGGGCACCAGCGTCTTTGTAGAGCGCGTGCTTGGCGACCATCATCTGGGTGACCCAGGGCAGGCGGTACCAGATGGAGCGGCCTTTGGCGACGCTCTCGCGAATCATCGTCGAAGAAAGCTCGGGGCTTGCCACCTCGATGCATTCGATGCGGGCTTCGGGGATGAGCTTGGCCCATTCTTCGAGCTTGCCCATCTCGTGCTTGTCGCGCGGAAAGACCAGGATGGTGACGAGCTTGAACAGCTCTTTGCCGCCGGACCACTTGCCCATCCACCACTTGTGGTCGGGGTCGAGGTATTCGGAGCTGGTCAGGTAGAAGAGTTCGGCATCGCCGTACTTTTCCTGGACCTTTTCGACGGCATTGAGGGTGTAGCCGATGCCACGCTGGTTGATGCTGATGCGCGAGGCTTCGAAGTGCGGATTGTCCGAGACTGTGGCGACCACCATTTCGTGACGAGTCTCGGCATCGAGGACGCCGGACTTGTTGGGCGGGTTGCCGCAGGTGAGGAAGAGAACGAGATCGAGACCCTTGACCTGACGTGTGCGCTCAGCGCAAATCAGGTGTCCGTAGTGGATAGGGCTGAATGTCCCGTCGTAAAGACCGATTTTGAGACGCGTCTTGCTTGACCGCGTACTCGTGCGCTTGGGAGCGGCTTTTGCTTTTACGATAGTCATGGTTACCTCCATGGGGCAATTGACCGGAGTCACTGCCAGGTTTGAGATAGTCTAGGACATGCGAAGCGCAAATACCTTACCGGTATGTATAGCTCGGATGTTGCGCTAGATGTGGTTGGTAAAGCGAAGGTCTTTGTCACCTCGGTGGCGGGGCACAAAGGTACAAAGGTTTGTTGCAACCGGAGAGACTGTCATGTCTCAAGGCGCGGGTTGAAAATCTGAAAGATGGTTGGTTTGAGGGCTTAAGTTACCGATAGGTATGAGAGAAGAGAGACTTTGAGACTAGTGGTTATCAAGATAGTGAACAAGCTTACTGGCTTAGTTTTAAGCCAGGTCGTAACATTAGTTTTAGAGCTTGTTATTCTGTCTGAGAGCTTTAAACTCCCCGTTGACCAAGGCTTTCTATTTATCTTCTATCTTATTTATAGGCTTTAAAAGTCTTCATCTTGACAGCTGGCTGGCTAGCATGTCTAGCGCGAGGGGCATTGTGCTGCTAGCGCTAGGATGGTGGACACTTTTCTGTTGCTGCGCTGCTAGCGCACAACTCTGGATAACAGCACACTTAGTCTTCTTTGAGCAAGTCTTCCACAGCTTGGATAGCTTTTTGCAGGCGTTCTTCAAATGTGCCACTGATGAGGACATAAGGGCGTCCATGAGCTGACAATTTTTGCTTACAACTGGCTAAAAATGTCTCTCTTTCTTCTGGCAAATGGCGCTGGGGATCTGTTACCCAGGGCACATCAACATCCAAAAGCAAATAGAGGTCATGGTTTTGTTTGGCTGCGCTAGCCTCTATAGCGGGGTCGACACGCTGGTAGAGCCATTCACTCCAGATTATTGTTGTGAGAGCATCTGTATCGCTAAAAATGACGCGATTGGCTCTGTGTGCCAGCGCTTCTTCAGAGGCTTGCATGCCGTGGGCAAATATTGGCAAATCTTGCTCATTGAGCGCGTTTTCGATGGTTTCCATAAAGGTGCGCGCATATTCGGGCACGTGAACAGTCTCGAAATGATTGGCTAGATTGGCTGTGAGTGTGCTTTTGCCTGTGGATTCGGGACCAAAGATGCAAACTCTCTTGAGATAATGCAAACGCACGTCCTCAGGCAAATAGCTCCAGTGCTTGAGTGGTGCTCGTCTGATGGCGGCAGAGTTTGCTTTGGTTAGCTGGCGCAAAGGGTCTACCGGTATAAACTGAGCGCCCAGGTTATCGGCTAGTGGTTTGTCGCTTAAATTGCCACTAAACAGGTAATCTACCCTCTCAGTGCCAGCACCTTTGAGTAAGGTCGCTTTGAGAGAAGGGGCCTCCATCTGGTTGTCCAAATGGCTGTCCAATTGTCCATCCAATCTGGTCTCTTGCTCAACATTTAAAATACGCAAATGAGGGCGTTTGGCTTTGAGCCAATGGATGCGCTTTGCTAAGTCGATGCTTTTATCTTTTGATGTGAC includes:
- a CDS encoding response regulator, with translation MSQAGKRNPSHGSILVVDDDPAFRALVSTLLKSKSYRVVEASNADEASAMYNDKETKLAIIDYRMPGADGMSWIQKLRDSGRATPVVFCSGTWCDQKTFNWLRNILRVSLIVKKPIVPAVFLQQIESLLPAETKLAIREDGIAEFDDVAESYDDERSVQSPDGLVHQLMQIRTKLDMKSALKVAQANYLQDLGNEWSQLVRTANALKNEPHRRDLLDDAINMSHKIKGTAGSLNLIKVGEIGGKIENFLRMFDPDETTEMEVIWSETFRALAEGEQAVKSAIKDQSPVTSEAQAAKRLLLVSADYGNLLGGDHALSVQTSETIAGAINKVKRVSYEAAIFDLNAGVKENFFTLARDLRINVDGVVPIALIQAEGVKLKAEELAYIGCSEIVEPPETTYMLESIYERLLAIRREQKQRILIVDDDEVLCNFVNTVLSAQGFNVQALNDPIMALDTVRKFKPDLLLLDVMMPGLTGYEVCRMVREDKEWGKIPILFLTGKTTAESRAAAFQAGADDFLQKPVLMEELITRISSQLARVTKDNTDVAKDEATGLLNEGTFVKQAQGLIARSLAQGQHLSMALLAVDDVDQIRIVHGTEHLRQAITALGVEMRMRFKAEDLRGRIGYDAFALVCTREYKETVAGALELMLHNFSQTSFFGERGNFKVSFSAGVADSLEDGTGLKDLLRCAYRRMSTQRQSRDGVISAVG
- the nadD gene encoding nicotinate (nicotinamide) nucleotide adenylyltransferase → MTIVKAKAAPKRTSTRSSKTRLKIGLYDGTFSPIHYGHLICAERTRQVKGLDLVLFLTCGNPPNKSGVLDAETRHEMVVATVSDNPHFEASRISINQRGIGYTLNAVEKVQEKYGDAELFYLTSSEYLDPDHKWWMGKWSGGKELFKLVTILVFPRDKHEMGKLEEWAKLIPEARIECIEVASPELSSTMIRESVAKGRSIWYRLPWVTQMMVAKHALYKDAGAPAPVKPASTRKGKHVGIYGGQFDPIHYGHLLLAEWAREEYDMDVVEFVTTASPPNNKKAAESAEERHEMVVAATAENPFFRASRVDLDRGTTSYALLTANDMRLKYGDDAELTMLIAADYLDPQFQWRLTEWMGFAELCGKVRFLCFPTQETTHAQALEWLKVVKAAAPDCNVDVIDSPRPNVSSKMLRDWTSRGESILYTTPWVVQQIIRKRKLYQLKPVKARARRK
- a CDS encoding NAD(+)/NADH kinase codes for the protein MQTTHNAKMAPVLAPVPYRRALLVVKESYFEQVSRTGDTAQLADIMARKPGVESVYESHQQHLSTLRHVQSVLEERGISVVVERHFTNLQEVLKDIDLIVTIGGDGTFLRISHEVLGQVPVLGVNSAPVTSFGHFCLTNARGFGATLDRVLRGAIVTTRLLRLKLTLDGIPLPELVLNEVLIAHQHPAGTSRYQVVLGQKRAMHKGSGLLVAAPSGTTGFLRSEGGPILPIDDRRFAFQKRAPFLRLFEKPGLLSGIASEGEKLTVISQMQGGKLYIDGEHIEYDFPRGAVLTIEAAREDLIAFVDRGCHTPYVLEHKLNALPIIGRLLSPALGVALGLMRHSALSKRNV
- a CDS encoding AAA family ATPase, yielding MRVIFTFPSLHLVLKAEKLLREADDRRLLARATATPPGLSSDICGMSIELLEPAHKNLARQYLEERELMPQGVYELDVAKQRSTGLIIGDFAPLHRGHIYLLDFASAYCDTVYVLVTSKDKSIDLAKRIHWLKAKRPHLRILNVEQETRLDGQLDSHLDNQMEAPSLKATLLKGAGTERVDYLFSGNLSDKPLADNLGAQFIPVDPLRQLTKANSAAIRRAPLKHWSYLPEDVRLHYLKRVCIFGPESTGKSTLTANLANHFETVHVPEYARTFMETIENALNEQDLPIFAHGMQASEEALAHRANRVIFSDTDALTTIIWSEWLYQRVDPAIEASAAKQNHDLYLLLDVDVPWVTDPQRHLPEERETFLASCKQKLSAHGRPYVLISGTFEERLQKAIQAVEDLLKED
- a CDS encoding radical SAM protein — translated: MKVRTFSIVAGSMACQARCPFCVAHMTPKNGIGSKAPDINWRNFKKACQFARDGGCSTAMITSKGEPTIFPDQVSEFLQNLAPFNFPVIELQTNGLLIADGPGNKVTDQHLKDWYNAGLTTVAISVSHYDADKNKEIYMAGKKDYMDLPALIAKLHRFGFSVRLAVVMVKGYIDSVAEVEKMIAFAQANKVEQLTFRPVTKPDKSENEAIFKWTSEHHVPAELEGQLNKHLSSVGNSVLELAHGATVYDVRGQNVCMTNCLTIQPDNDELRQVIFFPDGHLRYAWQYSGAVIF